tcagcctcacgtgatgatacagggttaggatggaatcattggataacagttgatggtggatatgcaggaaggaacaaggatcaatttGATATTTGGCAGACCTATCACGTGATCACCAGCGTATCCGGGATACGCCAAGAACTTATCATGGCTATGAAGAGAACATATCAACGACACGCTCGGAGCGTATCGAGGATCAGACCCGAGCATATCATGGATACGaccaggaaggatatataaggacactcattcatgtacttagcttagttcttcgcgatcaattttcaagtcttacagcattggttaccttctagtttctgactcgtccgcacttaaccaacaacccagtatacgtactcggttggccttgtttctctattcgttacctttatcgtttctacttgttgactatcttacggagcctggagggggcgatatacccatcaacgcatacgacataccgaaccggacccggaggggcattgagcatacaattacttggaagacacttagggtaagtgtccagtctcgaaatataactaactagaaccctaggtacgatacgagagaagccaggttgtgacagggGAATTGCGATCTCAGAACAGGCTGAAGGTAATACACCCACATGCGACcccaccatggtggtcaggtctggaatctCATAAATGGTGCACCCGGTCTTAATGCATAATCTCTCCACTTTCCGAGAGTTCCAGGCAGGTCTCCAGATACATCTCTTGGTCAGTGATTTGCAATGCTGGACTATCTAAAGTATTGTTCCTGCAGAGACCAACTGCGCGGCAATCCCTGCAAGAAGTAGGGAattatgtactccgtagattCAAAGGTTCGCCAATAAGCATATGAGCTTGCAATGAGATAATTCAATTCTGGGCATCACTAGTTGCGTACTCATTGTCTTTAAATAGACGATAAAACGATGCCTTAGCGAAAGAAGGCATGAGTCCTGTTTGCTCATTGATAACATTCTCCGCCTGCTGCACCACCCATTCCCCGTTTTCTCATCTCATTGGGGGACGCCCTATTCCGTCTTGTTTTCAGTCCGGGGGACTGCTCGTAATCACCAGTTTGAGATGGGAAAACAGATCTACCCTTTTGAGTCTCGAAGACTGAAGGTGAGCTGCTGGTACCAGCTTCAACAAAGTCAGAGTCACTGGCCGGAACTCCAAAACGATTGCTATAGCGCTTATCGGCCAGATGCCGAAGAGCTCCTTCCGTCATTGAGCCGACCAACTGTGCTGCATTGCCCTTCGACATAGCTTTCTTGATATCAAATAGGTCCGCTAAAGTAGTCACCACCACTTGATCACTGTCATCTTCGGCAACTACCTCTCCGATTCTGTATATCTTCTGATGTGAAACTTCGCTGGCCATCTTGCATACCTCGAGGCACTGTTTTGAAATATGGATGTCTTCCTGTAATCCCAATCGCTCGTCGTCATTTTTATCCTTATTCAGCACCAGAGACTGTAGACGCTTctgaaggaggaggatggtCTCCGCAAAGCCATTTTGATTTTCGTCCAGAGCTCGACGTGTCAGCAGCTGCGCTTCAAAGCAACTTTCCGTATCCCTTTCAGCAGCTGCGTTTTGGCACGGCTCTTGCAATAGAGATGATTCTCGACTTGTCAATGATTCGATATAAGACTTTGCGTCTTCACATATACGAAGACATTGTTGGGTCACTTCTCTCTCATCCTTCAGATTGATGTCTATGTCTGAGGTTTTGGTTTTTTCAATGGCGAATCGCGCCATTT
The sequence above is a segment of the Aspergillus chevalieri M1 DNA, chromosome 6, nearly complete sequence genome. Coding sequences within it:
- a CDS encoding uncharacterized protein (COG:S;~EggNog:ENOG410PJ1P;~InterPro:IPR031348;~PFAM:PF17111); translation: MDPLSITASVLAVVTAAVQSTRSLHETVKRFKERDKTLHRLQNELEDLANIMESLAQVINSETSMVALLQNPIKRCTQVCREFEQSMKVFSGKSTTGFRDWAKMEFMRGSINEFIDTIAGYKSTISVGLGTITIHTSKVSHQVLQEYNEMIQDTAYDLELHLQRIDEKMARFAIEKTKTSDIDINLKDEREVTQQCLRICEDAKSYIESLTSRESSLLQEPCQNAAAERDTESCFEAQLLTRRALDENQNGFAETILLLQKRLQSLVLNKDKNDDERLGLQEDIHISKQCLEVCKMASEVSHQKIYRIGEVVAEDDSDQVVVTTLADLFDIKKAMSKGNAAQLVGSMTEGALRHLADKRYSNRFGVPASDSDFVEAGTSSSPSVFETQKGRSVFPSQTGDYEQSPGLKTRRNRASPNEMRKRGMGGAAGGECYQ